From the Actinopolymorpha singaporensis genome, the window CCCTCACCCGCCAGGCACACAGCCGCAAGGCGCAAAGCCCGGCTCTCTTCGCACGGTCCGACAGCAGCGCGACCGCCGCGGTCGGAGGTGACGTACCCACCAGGGTTCAAGCCCTCATCGACCCGCCCGCTCGGCACGTCCGCGCCGGGATCGCCGCTCTCGTCGCGTTGCTGGTCGTGCTGACCGCGGGAGGAGCGGCCGTCGAACGCCAGGGCGAGCGTCTGTTCGAACAGGCCACCACCACGTCTGCACCGCACCGCTGACGTACACCGGATCGAACTCCCCTCATCAGGGCTTTCCCGGATCGCACCTGGGTCGGCGTTGTGGTGGGCTTCGGACATGAACCTGCTGATGCGCATCGTGGATCCCGCCTTCGGACATCCACGGGGGATCCTCGGCCGGCTCGGTGGCCGCCTCATGGTCCGCGGCAACGCCGAACAGGAGCGGTGGGCGGTTGGTTCCGCTGAGCTGAAACCGGGCGAACGGGTCCTGGTGGTCGGCCACGGCCCGGGCGTGGGGCTGGCGCTCGCGGCGGACGCGGTGGGGCCCACCGGACACGTGCTCGGCGTCGATCCTTCCGACACGATGCGCCGCATGGCAGCAGAACGCTGCGCCCGCGAGATCCGGAACGGGGTCGTCGAGCTTCGCAGCGGGACCGCCGAGGTCACCGGCGCCGCAGCGGAAAGTCTCGATGTCGCGATCTCCGTCAACAACGTCATGCTCTGGAGACTGGACGCCGGTTTCGCCGAGATCGCGCGGGTGCTGCGCCCCGAGGGGCGACTCGTGCTCACGGTCCATCGCCACGTCCTCGGCCGGGAGCCGGAGGAGTTACGGCAGGCCGCGCAGGCGGCGGGCTTCGACCGCGTGGCACTCGGGCTGCGCCCACGCCGCAGGAACAGCCGGGCCGTCGAGCTGACCGCACGAAAGGCCGCTGTCGAGCCCGGAAGTGTCGGGTCTCCGCCGCCTGGGTAACGGGCCGGCATGGCCCCACCGAGCGGAGTTTGACCTCCGCACCGGGCACTGATCCTTGTCGCAACCGCCATGGCGATCGGTGCGGTCCTGACAGGGTGCGGGCCGGGCGACCCGGCCACCAAGCAGGAGTTCGGCGCCGCGTCCCCCACTGCGACCGCGCCGGCCGGAAAGCACAACGCGCAGGACGTTGCGTTCGCTCAGGGAATGATCCCTCACCACGAGCAGGCAGTCGTGATGAGCGAGCTGGCCGCGGCTCGTGCTTCCAGTCCGCAGGTGAAGGCGCTGGCCGGGCGGATCGAGAAGGCCCAGGAGCCCGAGATCGCGGAGATGACCGCCTGGTTGAAGGCCTGGGGCGAACCCGTACCCAGCCTGGAGCGCGACATGGCACCCCACATGGAGGAGCCCGGCGAGCACTCCCCGCACCACGGCATGACACCGGGCCCCCACATGACGAGCCCTGACATGACTCCTGGCCCACACATGCCGGGGATGATGGACCAGCACGACATGGACAGGATGCGGCGCGCGTCCGGGGCCGGGTTCGACCGGATGTTCCTGCAGATGATGATCCGCCATCACGCCGGCGCGATCGAGATGGCGGAAGTCGAACTGCACAAGGGTCTCTACCCGCCCGCGAGGGCGATGGCCGCGCACATCGCCACCAGCCAGGCCGCCGAGATCAAGCAGATGCGGGTGATGTTGAAGAACCTCTGACGGCCACAGCGCTCCAGCCCTTCAGTACGGCAGCATGTCGCCGGTGACGGACATTCGGTGTGGTGGCGCGAACCCGCAGTTGGCTGCCGTCCTCGCGGACCGGATCAACAGCTTCAACGTCGCGGAAACCGGGATCGGCTGGTTGCTCCAGGCCATCACCGAGGAGGCCCGAACGCGCTCCTGCACCCAGATCGTTCTGCACACGCACACGTTCCAGGCACCGGACTTCTACCTGCGCCACGGCTTCGAGGAAGCCGGGCGGGCCGACGGATATCCGGCCGGGCACGCGTTCCTCCTCATGCGTAAGGACATCGCGCGCTGAAGCGGCGCCCGAGAGGGTGGTCGGGCGGACAACCGGGCTGCCGGTCGGTGGAGTTACCCTGAGCGCGAAAGCCCAAAGGGAGCAGGGAGAACGCGATGGCCGGCAGGCGGGGATCGGCCGCGGTGCGGTTGCTCCTCCTCGGCCTGCTCACGCTCGGCGTCGTGGGGATGCACACGCTCGGGCACCCCTCCTCCCACCACCCGCCGGAGATGGGTACGCAGGCCGTACCTGCTCATTCCAGCCATGGATCGGAGCACGCCGATCCCGCGACAGCCGGCTCAGCCCAGGTCAACGCCACGGGCAACGACGCTCGCTCGATCGCTCCGGGAAGGCACCACACAGTGACCTCCCACAAATCGGGCGACCGGGGCATGGGTCTGGACCCGCTGTCGGTCTGCCTGGGTGTTCTGACGGTGCTCGGTCTGATCATCGCCCTACGCCTGGCGCGGCTTCGCCGGGACGAAGGCATCGTGCCGCGGCGCCGCGTCGGCGTGGGGATCGGCGGATCCGGGACTCGTGGACCACCCGGCCGCCCCGCTGTCGGTCTTCACCTCGCCGATCTGTCGGTGCAGCGGATCTAGGAGCGCCTCCCCGGTCGCGATCTCGTCGTGACCGGACTTCGGCGTACTCCCGGACCGCTTTACTTCGACGATCGTGAGGTAACACCACCATGCGTCCAGTCGATCGACGCACCCTTCTCCGCGCCGCGCTGGCCACCGCCGGCGCCGGCCTGCTCGCCTCCTGCGGCGAGGACAACACCCCTGCCGGGTCCATGGACCACCAGTCGATGGGGCACGGCTCCATGGGCCACGACTCCATGGGCCACGACACTGCCGCGACCCCTACCCCCCACCCCACCGGACGCCTGCCGAAAGGATTCGTCGGCCCGGACGGACCGCAGGTCCGGGCAGCGGAGGCCGCCCGCAAGCCAGGCAGGATTCGCGACTTCCGGTTGACCGCCACCACCGGACAGATCGACCTCGGCGGGAAGACGGTCAGCACCTGGACCTACGGCGGCCGGCTTCCGGGCAAGCCGATCCGGGTCACCGCGGGTGAGGTGGTCCGCGCCCGGCTGAGCAACCAGCTCCCTGCGGACACCACAGTGCACTGGCACGGGCTCTCCCTGCGCAACGACGCCGACGGCGTACCCGGCGTCACCCAGAAGAACGTCCCCACAGGGAAGGAGTTCACCTACGAGTTCACCGCGGCGAACCCGGGCACGTACTGGTTCCATCCGCACACCGGCCCACAACTGGACCGCGGCCTGTACGCGCCCCTGATCGTCGACGACCCGAACGAGCCGCTCGACTACGACGACGAGTGGATCGTCGTCCTCGACGACTGGCTGGACGGCGTCACCGGAACCCCCGAACGGGTTCTTGCCGAACTCCGCCGCGGCATGGGTGGTGGCATGAGCGGCGACAGCGGCTACATGATGATGGGTGCCACCAGCCCTGTGCTCGGCGGCGACGCCGGCGACGTGCGCTACCCGCACTTCCTTGTCAACGGCAGGTTGCCCAGCGCGCCGGCGTCCTACCGCGGCAAGCCGGGAGTTCGGCTGCGCATCCGGTTCGTCAACGCCTCCGGGGACACCGCGTTCCGGGTCGCCCTCGGTGGCCACCGCATGACGGTCACCCATACCGACGGGTACGCCGTGAACCCGGTGCAGACCGACGCTCTCCTGCTGGGCATGGGCGAACGCTACGACGTACTCGTCACCCTCGGCTCCGGCGTCTTCCCGCTGGCCGGCGTGGCCGAGGGCAAGAAGGCTTCCGCGCTCGCGGTCGTACGAACCGGCGCCGGGTCCGCGCCGACGACGCGCACCCGTCCCCGCGAACTCGACGGCCACCTGGTTTCCTACCGCGAACTCAAGCCCGCCGATGACGTCCGGCTCGCCAACCGCGCCCCGGACCGTACGGAGACGCTGAAGCTGACCGGCTCGATGATGAAGTACGACTGGGCCTTCGACGGAAAGCCCTACGACCTGTCACACGTCACGCCGGTACGGGCCGGTGAACGCGTACGGCTCAACTTCGTCAACACCACCACCATGTGGCACCCGATCCACCTGCACGGCCACACCTTCGCCCTGGGCAACGGCCTGCGCAAGGACACCGCGATCGTCCTGCCCCGCAAGACGCTCACGGTCGACTTCGACGCCGACAACCCAGGAATCTGGATGGTGCACTGCCACAACGTCTACCACGCCGAAGCGGGCATGATGACCCTCCTCGGATACCGGACGTAGGGGGACTCCGGCTGTTCTCGGTCGGCCAGGGCCGCGACGGATGGCGCCGAACCGTCGCGGCCCAGCGTGCCCGAGAACGCCACCCCTGCGCCGCTGCGCCGCCTCGCGACGGCAGGCGTCCTGCACATGATTCGCGGTTGCGCAGGCGTGGTTGTTCGGGGGGTGCTGCAATCGGGTTCTGGTGTGATCCTTGGTGGGTGACCTCAGCTCCCACCAACAGCCACGGCCACAGCCACGACGGCCACGGGCATGGGCATGGCAGCCATGGGCACCGGTCTGGATCGTGGCTCGCCAAGCTCCGGCACGTCGTCACCCCGCACAGTCACGACACGGCTGATGTGGTCGACGGGGCGCTGGAGGCCAGTAGGCGAGGCATGCGTGCCTTGTGGATCTCCTTCGCCGCCCTGATGGTCACCGCGGCCGCCCAGGCCGTCCTGGTCAGCGTGACCAGTTCGGTGGCTCTGCTGGGCGACACCCTGCACAACTTCGCGGACGCGCTGACCGCGGTGCCCCTCGCGATCGCATTTCTCCTGGGTCGCCGGGCCGCCACCAGACGGTTCACCTACGGACTCGGCCGCACCGAAGACCTCGCCGGGCTCGTCGTGGTCCTCGTCATCGCCGGCTCCGCCGGGCTCGCCGCCTGGGAGGCCGTCGACCGCCTGACCCATCCGCGACAGGTCACGAATCTGGGCTGGCTCGTTCTCGCCGGTCTTGTGGGCTTCGCCGGCAACGAACTCGTCGCCCGCTACCGCATCAAGGTAGGCAAGCAGATCGGGTCGGCCGCCCTGGTCGCCGACGGGCTGCACGCCCGCACCGACGGGTTCACCAGCTTTGCCGTCCTGCTGTCCGCCGGAGGGATCGCGGCCGGATGGTCGTGGGCGGACCCGGTGGTCGGCCTGCTGATCACCCTCGCCATCGTGAGCGTGCTGTGGGGTGCGGCGCGCGAGGTCTTCGGCCGGCTCCTGGATGGGGTCGACCCTCACCTGGTGCACCTCACCGAACAGGTGGCCGCCGAGACTCCGGGCGTCGCGGCGGTGCAGACCGTACGCCTGCGCTGGGTCGGACATGCCCTCCACGCGGAGATCGACATCGCCGTCGATTCACGGTTGAGCATCGTCGACGCCCACAACATCGCCCACGACGCCGAACACCGCCTGCTGCACGCGGTGCCGCGCCTTGTGCGCTCCAACATCCACACCAACCCCCTCGGCCCGCAAGGTCAGCTCGCGCACAGCCGCACCGCGCACCACAACCACGAATGACCTGCCCCCGCGTGGACGCCTAGCAGGTCGCACCACCTTGCGGACAGACGCAGGGCCGGCGACCGTGAGTCGGTCACCGGCCCTCGGCTGCTGTGCGGCGATGGTCAGGCGGCGACCTTCTCCGCCTGGTCTGGGTCCGTCGCAGCCGCAGCTCGCCTGCCCCGGATGGTGACGACAGCGAGTACGGCCCCGAGGAGGGCGACGACGGCCGCACTCACGAAGGCGGCGGAGAATCCGCCGGCGAGGGCGGTGGGGTCACCGATCCGGCCGGCGCCGTTGGCCGTGGCGATCGCGGTGACGACGGCAAGACCGAGCGCGGAGCCGACCTGGTAGCTGACGTTGACGATGCCGGACGCCAGGCCGCCGTCCTCCGGCGGCGCGGCCGAGATCGCGGTCCCCAGCGACGGGATGAACGCCAGGCTCATACCGAGCGCGGCGAGCAGGCCGGCGGGAAGGACGTCCACCCAGAAACTTCCGTCGGGACGGACGAACGACAACCAGCCCATGGCGACGGCCAGCAGCACAAGGCCGGACACGACCATCGTCCGTACGTCGAAGCGGGCCATCGCCTTGGGCGCCAGGACGATCATCCCGAGCATGATCAGTCCGGTCATCGGCAGCAGCGCCGCGCCGGCGGGGAACTCGCTGTAGCCGAGCACCTGCTGCAGGTAGAGGTTGAGGAAGAACCACATCGGAATCCACGCAGCACCCAGCAACAGCTGTGCCAGGTTCGCCCCGGCCAGGTCGGGCCGCCGGAAGATGGACAGCCGCATGAGCGGCTCGCGCCGGTTGGCCTGGACCACGACGAACGTCACCAGCAGCAGGAGTGCCAGCGTCAGCACGCCAAGGGTCGAGCCGGAGAACCAGCCCACCTCCGGCGCGCGCACGATGCCGTAGACCGCGAGTGCCAGGCCGGCCGTGACCGTGGCCGCACCAACCACGTCGACGGATCCGCCGCGGCCTCCCCCGGCCGGCATCAGCGCCCGGCTGCCGAGGAGCGCCAGAAGCGCCACCGGCACGTTCACGAAGAAGACCCACGGCCACGAGGCGTACTGCGTGAGTACGCCCCCGAGGAACACACCTGCCGTTCCACCGGCCGGTGCCGCGGCGCCGTACAGCGCGAGCGCCTTGGTGAGCTCCTTCGGATCGGATCCGAACAGCATGAACAACAGCGTGAGCGCAGACGGCGCGATCAGCGCGGAACCGGCGCCCTGGACCGCTCGTGCGGCGAGCTCGACTCCGGGACTGGTGGCCAGGCCGGCGGCCAGCGATCCGACCAGCAGAGTCGCCCAGCCGGCACCGAAGATCCGGCGAGCGCCGAACAGGTCCGACAACCTGCCGCCCAGCAGCAAGAGTCCGCCGAACGCCACCACGTAGGCGTTGAAGACCCAGGACAGGTTCTCCTGGCTGAAGCCCAGATCGGCCTGCATCCTCGGCAGTGCGACGCCGATGATCGACGTGTCCATGATCACCATGAATTGCGCCAGGGCGATCAACCCCAACGCCGGCCCGCGCCGCCGCGCGGGTCTGTGGACGGCACCCATCTCTACTCCTCGACTCGAAGTTCGGGGTAAGGATCTATACCCTAGGGGGGTACCCTATCCAATCCTGTCAAGCGCGATCCATCGGCCAGGAAAACTGTCCAAGGACGACTGAACGCACAGTGAGGCAGGGCATTGACCTGTCCCCATGCGGCCGGGCAGCCTGGCGACCCTGACACCCAGCTACCCATAGGGGGTATGCCTGCCCGACGCGTACACCGGTCGTCGCCGCGGGTCCAGTCGTCGGTAGCATCGGCGCGTGGACGCCGACCAGGTGCGTGAACTCGCACTGAGTTGTCCCGGCGCCGTGGAGTACGACCACGGTGGCCGGCCGTCGTTTCGTGTCCAGGGGCGACCGCGCTTCGCCAGTGGACTGGACCAGAACGGCATCAGCCTGATGCCCGGGGAGGTCGCGATCCGGGAGGCCGTCGCCGAATGGCCGGAGATCTGCACCGAGGACTGGCACGGCAGGCGACTGGTCTCCGTACGGGTCGCATATCCCCGGCTGCCGGACGCGGTGGTCGTGGAACTGGTGACGGAGGCCTGGGCCTACCGAGCACCCGCGCGCCTCGTCCGGGCCTACCGGGCCGGCCGCTGACGGGATGCGCCGCGACTCACCCCCGCGGGTCCGCGCCGCGGAGCTCGGCGAGGAGGGCAGCCCAGGCGTCCCGCTCCCGCTCGGGTGACGCGAGGTCGGCCAGCCGCCCGCAGTGCCGTACGAGGTCGTCGTACAGGCCTGCACGGTTGCCTTCGACGCGGTACAGCAGCTCGGCAAGGGCTTCCGCGTCGCCGACCGGGAAGTAGCCGGGGTAGTCCGCGCCGAGGATCCCTTCCGTACCAGGGATTCTCGAGGCCACGACCGGGACGCCGGCCGCCAGTGCCTCCGAGATCACGTTCGCCCCGCCCTCGTGCCGGGAGGGACAGACCAGCAGGCGGCTGCGGGCGAGCAACCGCTGGGCATCCGGCGGCGGGAGTTCACCCAGCCAGGTGTAGCGCGGATTCGTCCGCGACTCCTGCTGGGCCCGGGCACCGAGTTCGGGCTCGATGACCGCACCGGCGTGCTGAACCTGGATCCGTGAGTCGACGGGGAGCAGGCGTACGGCCGCTGCAACCACGAACGGATCCTTCACCTGCCGTACGTGCGCGAGAACGGCGACGGCGAAGTGGCCCTCCCCCGGGCGGGAAGGCGCGGACGTAGCGTTGCAGGGCGGGGGTTCGGCAGACTGCTCGATGACCCGGGCACGTCCACGCAGGTGCTCGGGGATCTGCTCGACACCGAGCGGTTGGAGGACCACCAGCCGGTCCGCCGCCTCCAGGACTCCCGGATCGACGCCGGTGCTCTCAAGGCCGGGGTAGAGGTCGGTGCCGGTGAGGGCGAGCACGATCGGTGTGGCCGGTCGTTGCGCCCGGACCTGTCGTACGGCATCGGCACTCCTGCGTGCGTGCAGCGCGACCAGCAGGTCGATCGGGCCGCCGTCGTAGGTCTGGGTGACCTCGACGGAGTGGCCGAGCACGCGCAGGATGGCCGTCCAGCGCAGCGCTGTGACGCGGTTGCCGTGGTAGCTGTGCGGCGGAGCCGGGGTGACCAGGCAGATCCGCATCAGGCCCTCCAGTCCACTCAGGCGATCAGTCCACGCAGGCGATCAGCCCACTCCGCCCGCTCAGTCCTCGGCGGCGGTCCGGAACCCGGCGAGTACGTCGCGCCGGTCGGGCGTGAAGTAGTTCCGCAGCGTCCCCCGGATGAACCGCGACCGGGTGGCCCACGCCCCGCCGCGCAGCACCTTCCGGCTGCCGAACCACGGCCAGGAGTTGTCGCGGTAGGGATCCTGCTCGAAGTTCGGGTACGGCTCGAACGTGCTGGCTGTCCACTCCCACACGTTGCCGACCATCTGCCGGCAGCCGAACGCGCTGTCGCCCGCGGGGTAGGTGCCGACGTCGGTGGTGCCGAGGTGGCGCCAGTCCAGGTTGGCGTGCTCGGCCTCCGGCGCGCCGTCTCCCCACGGAAGCCGCCGCTTGCGCGGGGACAGTCCGCCCGACCCGTCCGGTTGACCGATCGCGGCAGCCTCCCACTCCGCCTCGGTGGGCAGTCGCCGGCCGGCCCACCGGCAGTACGCCTGCGCCTCGTGCCAGCTGACGTGGCTCACCGGTCGGTGCGGCTCCAGAGGGACCCAGCGGTCGAAGTCGCGGCGTTCCCACCCGTTCGCACCGCGCCGCCAGTAGACAGGGGCTTGCGCGTCGACGCCGCGACGCCACGTCCAGCCCTCGTCGCCCCACACCTCGCGCCGCCGGTAACCGCCGTCGTCGACGAAGGCGGCGTACTCGGCCTGGGTCACCGCTGCCCTGGCCAGCGCGAACGGCGCCAGGTCGACAGGGTGGACCCACTTCTCGTTGTCGTGGACGAACGCCTCGTCCCGGTCGGCGCCGAGAAGAAACCGGCCACCGGGGATCTGCGCGTCCCCGGCCAGTGGGCCGCCCTCACCCGGCGGGTCGGGCACCTCGCCCGGCACCGCCGCGCCGGGCAGCGTGGGGGCGGGATAGCCGAGCGTCTGCCGCGTGTACGTCAGCGCCTCGGTGTGCATGTCGTGGTGGTGTACGGCGTACCGGGTGATGTAGCGCAGCTGCGCGGTCGCATCCGTACGCCCGAGCCGCTCCGCCACCCGCTCGGCGACCTCGTCGACGTAGGCAAGCGTTTCCTTCCGCGACGGAAGCACCAGCGACCAGCGGGTGTCGTGCGGAATGGCGCCGGAATCCCAGACCGCGTCGCCCTGCTCGAAGATCGGCGGCTCCGCCAGCGCACGCCGCAGCACGAAAGTCTCCATGAACCACGTGATGTGCCCGATCTCCCAGATCAGCGGATTGATCGTCGGGATCTTCGGCCCGATCATCTGCTCGTCGGACAGGTCGGCGACCAGCTCGGCCAGCCGGCTGCTCGCGTCCCTGACCCAGCCGGCCAACTCGTCCGCCGTCAGCGACCGCACATCCGTCGTACTGCCCACGAGGTGCTCCTCCGGTCTCTCCGCTCGACAACTCCGTCCGAACAACTCCGTCCGAACAACTCCGGCGGACACCTTCGTTCGGCAAACTCCGTTCGGCAACTCCGGCCGAGGAGGGACACGAGGTCTCGGCCGAACGGGTCCGTCGTGGTTAGGCTGCGGGAGCGAACCTACCGAAGGGGAGGGCGATGAACCAGCAGCCGAGGCGGCTCACCAGCTACAGTCACCGTGCTGGTTGAGCCGGCAAACTCGCTCCTGGCGAGCTGGCGCAGGTCCTGCGCCACCTACACGCCGGTCACCCCGACCTGATCGTGGGGACCGAGACAGGCGACGACGCCGCGGTGTGGCGACTCGACGACAGCCGCGCCCTCGTGTCGACCGCCGACTTCATCACGCCGATCGTCGACGACGCCCGGGTCTGGGGCCGGGTCGCCGCGGTCAACTCGGTGTCCGACGTGTACGCCATGGGCGGCCGCCCGCTTTTCGCGCTCAACCTGGTCTGCTGGAACTCGGCCGAGCTCTCCTCCGAGCTCCTCGACGAGGTGCTCGCCGGAGCGGCCGAGGTCGCCGACGAGTGCGGCTTCGTGATCGCCGGCGGTCACACGGTCGACGACCCCCAGCCGAAGTTCGGGCTGAGCGTGGTCGGTGAGGTGCATCCGGACCGCGTGCTGCGTAACTCCGGATTGCGCGCGAACGACGTACTCGTGCTCACCAAACCCATCGGC encodes:
- a CDS encoding class I SAM-dependent methyltransferase — translated: MNLLMRIVDPAFGHPRGILGRLGGRLMVRGNAEQERWAVGSAELKPGERVLVVGHGPGVGLALAADAVGPTGHVLGVDPSDTMRRMAAERCAREIRNGVVELRSGTAEVTGAAAESLDVAISVNNVMLWRLDAGFAEIARVLRPEGRLVLTVHRHVLGREPEELRQAAQAAGFDRVALGLRPRRRNSRAVELTARKAAVEPGSVGSPPPG
- a CDS encoding DUF305 domain-containing protein gives rise to the protein MAIGAVLTGCGPGDPATKQEFGAASPTATAPAGKHNAQDVAFAQGMIPHHEQAVVMSELAAARASSPQVKALAGRIEKAQEPEIAEMTAWLKAWGEPVPSLERDMAPHMEEPGEHSPHHGMTPGPHMTSPDMTPGPHMPGMMDQHDMDRMRRASGAGFDRMFLQMMIRHHAGAIEMAEVELHKGLYPPARAMAAHIATSQAAEIKQMRVMLKNL
- a CDS encoding GNAT family N-acetyltransferase; protein product: MTDIRCGGANPQLAAVLADRINSFNVAETGIGWLLQAITEEARTRSCTQIVLHTHTFQAPDFYLRHGFEEAGRADGYPAGHAFLLMRKDIAR
- a CDS encoding multicopper oxidase family protein, with the translated sequence MRPVDRRTLLRAALATAGAGLLASCGEDNTPAGSMDHQSMGHGSMGHDSMGHDTAATPTPHPTGRLPKGFVGPDGPQVRAAEAARKPGRIRDFRLTATTGQIDLGGKTVSTWTYGGRLPGKPIRVTAGEVVRARLSNQLPADTTVHWHGLSLRNDADGVPGVTQKNVPTGKEFTYEFTAANPGTYWFHPHTGPQLDRGLYAPLIVDDPNEPLDYDDEWIVVLDDWLDGVTGTPERVLAELRRGMGGGMSGDSGYMMMGATSPVLGGDAGDVRYPHFLVNGRLPSAPASYRGKPGVRLRIRFVNASGDTAFRVALGGHRMTVTHTDGYAVNPVQTDALLLGMGERYDVLVTLGSGVFPLAGVAEGKKASALAVVRTGAGSAPTTRTRPRELDGHLVSYRELKPADDVRLANRAPDRTETLKLTGSMMKYDWAFDGKPYDLSHVTPVRAGERVRLNFVNTTTMWHPIHLHGHTFALGNGLRKDTAIVLPRKTLTVDFDADNPGIWMVHCHNVYHAEAGMMTLLGYRT
- a CDS encoding cation diffusion facilitator family transporter, which gives rise to MRALWISFAALMVTAAAQAVLVSVTSSVALLGDTLHNFADALTAVPLAIAFLLGRRAATRRFTYGLGRTEDLAGLVVVLVIAGSAGLAAWEAVDRLTHPRQVTNLGWLVLAGLVGFAGNELVARYRIKVGKQIGSAALVADGLHARTDGFTSFAVLLSAGGIAAGWSWADPVVGLLITLAIVSVLWGAAREVFGRLLDGVDPHLVHLTEQVAAETPGVAAVQTVRLRWVGHALHAEIDIAVDSRLSIVDAHNIAHDAEHRLLHAVPRLVRSNIHTNPLGPQGQLAHSRTAHHNHE
- a CDS encoding MFS transporter, which translates into the protein MGAVHRPARRRGPALGLIALAQFMVIMDTSIIGVALPRMQADLGFSQENLSWVFNAYVVAFGGLLLLGGRLSDLFGARRIFGAGWATLLVGSLAAGLATSPGVELAARAVQGAGSALIAPSALTLLFMLFGSDPKELTKALALYGAAAPAGGTAGVFLGGVLTQYASWPWVFFVNVPVALLALLGSRALMPAGGGRGGSVDVVGAATVTAGLALAVYGIVRAPEVGWFSGSTLGVLTLALLLLVTFVVVQANRREPLMRLSIFRRPDLAGANLAQLLLGAAWIPMWFFLNLYLQQVLGYSEFPAGAALLPMTGLIMLGMIVLAPKAMARFDVRTMVVSGLVLLAVAMGWLSFVRPDGSFWVDVLPAGLLAALGMSLAFIPSLGTAISAAPPEDGGLASGIVNVSYQVGSALGLAVVTAIATANGAGRIGDPTALAGGFSAAFVSAAVVALLGAVLAVVTIRGRRAAAATDPDQAEKVAA
- a CDS encoding MmcQ/YjbR family DNA-binding protein produces the protein MDADQVRELALSCPGAVEYDHGGRPSFRVQGRPRFASGLDQNGISLMPGEVAIREAVAEWPEICTEDWHGRRLVSVRVAYPRLPDAVVVELVTEAWAYRAPARLVRAYRAGR
- the senB gene encoding selenoneine biosynthesis selenosugar synthase SenB yields the protein MRICLVTPAPPHSYHGNRVTALRWTAILRVLGHSVEVTQTYDGGPIDLLVALHARRSADAVRQVRAQRPATPIVLALTGTDLYPGLESTGVDPGVLEAADRLVVLQPLGVEQIPEHLRGRARVIEQSAEPPPCNATSAPSRPGEGHFAVAVLAHVRQVKDPFVVAAAVRLLPVDSRIQVQHAGAVIEPELGARAQQESRTNPRYTWLGELPPPDAQRLLARSRLLVCPSRHEGGANVISEALAAGVPVVASRIPGTEGILGADYPGYFPVGDAEALAELLYRVEGNRAGLYDDLVRHCGRLADLASPERERDAWAALLAELRGADPRG
- the senA gene encoding selenoneine synthase SenA; the encoded protein is MGSTTDVRSLTADELAGWVRDASSRLAELVADLSDEQMIGPKIPTINPLIWEIGHITWFMETFVLRRALAEPPIFEQGDAVWDSGAIPHDTRWSLVLPSRKETLAYVDEVAERVAERLGRTDATAQLRYITRYAVHHHDMHTEALTYTRQTLGYPAPTLPGAAVPGEVPDPPGEGGPLAGDAQIPGGRFLLGADRDEAFVHDNEKWVHPVDLAPFALARAAVTQAEYAAFVDDGGYRRREVWGDEGWTWRRGVDAQAPVYWRRGANGWERRDFDRWVPLEPHRPVSHVSWHEAQAYCRWAGRRLPTEAEWEAAAIGQPDGSGGLSPRKRRLPWGDGAPEAEHANLDWRHLGTTDVGTYPAGDSAFGCRQMVGNVWEWTASTFEPYPNFEQDPYRDNSWPWFGSRKVLRGGAWATRSRFIRGTLRNYFTPDRRDVLAGFRTAAED
- the selD gene encoding selenide, water dikinase SelD — encoded protein: MNQQPRRLTSYSHRAGUAGKLAPGELAQVLRHLHAGHPDLIVGTETGDDAAVWRLDDSRALVSTADFITPIVDDARVWGRVAAVNSVSDVYAMGGRPLFALNLVCWNSAELSSELLDEVLAGAAEVADECGFVIAGGHTVDDPQPKFGLSVVGEVHPDRVLRNSGLRANDVLVLTKPIGTGVISTAAKAGRASEDAVAAMVASMTRTNFDASAAALDAEADGCTDVTGFGLLGHLGQMARASEVDVDLDVAAVPVLPGARDLAADGYLPGGSERNLEWVRDRLDPGSTDELTVNLLADAQTSGGLLFGVAPEAVREVLDRLESTGHTCAAVGRATPGTGRLHLRQ